In Anaerostipes hadrus ATCC 29173 = JCM 17467, a single genomic region encodes these proteins:
- a CDS encoding extracellular solute-binding protein: MKKRKWNRVLSILLVMVTVISLMSGCDRKSAKNEEKDTITVYLWSTNLYEKYAPYIQKQLPDINIEFVVGNNDLDFYRFLKENGGLPDIITCCRFSLHDANPLKDSLMDLSTTNEAGAVYNTYLNNFMNQDGSVNWLPVCADAHGFVVNKDLFKKYHIPLPTDYKSFVSACQAFKKVGIRGFTADYFYDYTCMETLQGLSASELSTAAGRKWRTVYSDPDNTKREGLDSKVWPEAFERMEQFIQDTGLNKDDLNMDYDNVMEMYKSGKLAMYFGSSSGVKIFQDQGIDTTFLPFFQQNGEKWLMTTPYFQVALNRNLTKDETRRQKAMKVLNVMLSEDAQNRIVYDGQDILSYSQDVDTHLTEYLKDVRPVIEENHMYIRIASNDFFNVSQDVVSKMISGKYDAKQAYQSFNTKLLKKKSDSEKIVLDSKKAYSNHFHTSGGNEAYSVMANTLRGVYGTDVLIATGNSFTGSVRKAGYTEKMAGNMIMPNDLSAYKQKMSGAELKKTVRNFVEGYQGGFNPFNRGSLPVVSGISVEIKETDDGYTLSKVTKNGKPVQDEDTFTVTCLATPQHMESYPAGKNIVFDGEVKDTWTKCVLKGDAVLAKPEDYMTLR, from the coding sequence ATGAAAAAGAGAAAATGGAATAGAGTTCTTTCTATACTTTTGGTGATGGTGACAGTCATATCACTTATGTCAGGATGTGATAGGAAGAGCGCGAAAAATGAAGAGAAAGATACGATCACTGTATATTTATGGAGCACAAATCTATATGAAAAATATGCCCCATACATTCAGAAACAGCTTCCAGATATTAATATTGAATTTGTAGTGGGCAACAATGATCTGGATTTCTATCGGTTTCTTAAGGAAAATGGCGGATTGCCGGATATCATAACTTGCTGTCGTTTTTCACTACATGATGCAAATCCTCTGAAAGACAGCCTGATGGATCTTTCCACAACCAATGAAGCAGGTGCTGTCTATAATACATATCTCAACAATTTTATGAATCAGGATGGCAGTGTAAACTGGCTTCCAGTGTGTGCGGATGCACATGGGTTTGTAGTTAACAAAGACCTTTTTAAAAAGTATCATATTCCTCTGCCAACAGATTACAAAAGTTTTGTTTCTGCCTGTCAGGCATTCAAAAAAGTGGGGATCCGTGGATTTACGGCAGATTATTTTTATGATTATACTTGCATGGAAACACTGCAGGGACTATCTGCATCAGAGCTGTCTACAGCGGCTGGACGTAAATGGCGTACTGTCTATAGTGACCCTGATAATACAAAGAGAGAGGGTTTGGACAGTAAAGTCTGGCCGGAGGCTTTTGAACGTATGGAGCAATTCATTCAGGATACAGGGTTGAACAAAGATGATCTGAATATGGATTATGATAATGTGATGGAGATGTATAAAAGTGGTAAGCTTGCTATGTACTTTGGCAGTTCTTCTGGTGTAAAAATATTTCAGGATCAGGGCATTGATACAACATTTCTTCCATTCTTTCAACAAAACGGCGAAAAATGGCTGATGACGACACCATATTTTCAGGTGGCGCTGAACCGTAACCTGACAAAGGATGAAACACGCCGGCAGAAAGCAATGAAAGTGTTGAATGTAATGCTGTCAGAGGATGCACAGAATCGGATCGTTTATGATGGTCAGGATATATTAAGCTATAGTCAGGATGTAGATACACATCTCACAGAATATCTCAAAGATGTCAGACCTGTGATCGAAGAAAATCATATGTATATTCGAATCGCATCCAATGACTTTTTCAACGTATCCCAAGATGTAGTCTCTAAGATGATTTCAGGAAAATACGATGCCAAACAGGCTTACCAGTCATTTAATACAAAGCTTCTGAAGAAGAAATCTGATTCTGAGAAGATCGTGCTCGATTCAAAGAAAGCTTATTCCAATCATTTTCATACCAGCGGGGGGAATGAAGCGTATTCTGTTATGGCAAATACTTTGCGTGGCGTCTATGGTACGGATGTGCTGATCGCAACAGGAAACAGCTTTACAGGAAGTGTGCGGAAGGCAGGATATACGGAAAAAATGGCTGGCAATATGATCATGCCAAATGATCTTTCAGCTTACAAACAGAAGATGAGTGGGGCTGAGCTGAAAAAGACGGTCAGAAATTTTGTAGAAGGTTATCAGGGAGGTTTCAATCCATTTAACCGTGGCTCTCTGCCTGTGGTCAGTGGTATTTCTGTAGAGATCAAGGAAACGGATGATGGTTATACATTAAGTAAAGTTACAAAGAATGGAAAACCAGTTCAGGACGAGGATACCTTTACTGTAACCTGTCTTGCGACACCACAACATATGGAATCGTATCCAGCGGGTAAAAACATTGTATTTGATGGAGAGGTGAAAGATACCTGGACAAAATGTGTTTTGAAGGGTGATGCCGTTCTCGCGAAGCCTGAAGACTATATGACTTTGAGGTGA